One Euphorbia lathyris chromosome 1, ddEupLath1.1, whole genome shotgun sequence DNA segment encodes these proteins:
- the LOC136228250 gene encoding uncharacterized protein isoform X3 gives MSLARHLKMNKKKQEAVVGNKESNMVQKGTEDLDENQFSGNHENAKIEKDNQEDTIFQENMEISSDQDGQIGKEHGLEDASPHDVDGESMSNIDLVNRERELNIPVPLGVDGVVDTQISGGFQ, from the exons ATGTCACTAGCCAGACATCTTAAAATGAATAAGAAAAAACAAGAAGCAGTAGTGGGAAATAAAGAATCGAATATGGTACAaaaag GTACAGAAGATCTAGATGAGAATCAATTTAGTGGGAATCATGAAAATGCTAAAATAGAAAAAG ATAATCAAGAAGATACAATATTTCAAGAAAATATGGAGATAAGCTCTGATCAGGATGGACAAATTGGAAAAGAACATGGACTTGAAGATGCTTCTCCTCATGATGTTGATGGTGAATCAATGAGCAATATAGACCTTGTGAATAGGGAAAGGGAACTTAATATTCCTG TTCCGTTAGGCGTCGATGGGGTGGTAGACACACAAATTAGTGGAGGTTTTCAATGA
- the LOC136228250 gene encoding uncharacterized protein isoform X1, whose protein sequence is MQPLVTNDKHMKSKTMKRTIFIQYPYGHVRTTVIQYPYGHVIYVQYLLFPFSNVGTEDLDENQFSGNHENAKIEKDNQEDTIFQENMEISSDQDGQIGKEHGLEDASPHDVDGESMSNIDLVNRERELNIPVPLGVDGVVDTQISGGFQ, encoded by the exons ATGCAGCCTTTAGTAACCAACGATAAACATATGAAGAGCAAGACAATGAAGAGAACTATTTTCATACAATACCCATATGGTCATGTGAGAACTACAGTCATACAATACCCATATGGCCATGTGATATATGTACAATATTTACTTTTCCCTTTTTCTAATGTAGGTACAGAAGATCTAGATGAGAATCAATTTAGTGGGAATCATGAAAATGCTAAAATAGAAAAAG ATAATCAAGAAGATACAATATTTCAAGAAAATATGGAGATAAGCTCTGATCAGGATGGACAAATTGGAAAAGAACATGGACTTGAAGATGCTTCTCCTCATGATGTTGATGGTGAATCAATGAGCAATATAGACCTTGTGAATAGGGAAAGGGAACTTAATATTCCTG TTCCGTTAGGCGTCGATGGGGTGGTAGACACACAAATTAGTGGAGGTTTTCAATGA
- the LOC136228250 gene encoding uncharacterized protein isoform X2, whose product MKSKTMKRTIFIQYPYGHVRTTVIQYPYGHVIYVQYLLFPFSNVGTEDLDENQFSGNHENAKIEKDNQEDTIFQENMEISSDQDGQIGKEHGLEDASPHDVDGESMSNIDLVNRERELNIPVPLGVDGVVDTQISGGFQ is encoded by the exons ATGAAGAGCAAGACAATGAAGAGAACTATTTTCATACAATACCCATATGGTCATGTGAGAACTACAGTCATACAATACCCATATGGCCATGTGATATATGTACAATATTTACTTTTCCCTTTTTCTAATGTAGGTACAGAAGATCTAGATGAGAATCAATTTAGTGGGAATCATGAAAATGCTAAAATAGAAAAAG ATAATCAAGAAGATACAATATTTCAAGAAAATATGGAGATAAGCTCTGATCAGGATGGACAAATTGGAAAAGAACATGGACTTGAAGATGCTTCTCCTCATGATGTTGATGGTGAATCAATGAGCAATATAGACCTTGTGAATAGGGAAAGGGAACTTAATATTCCTG TTCCGTTAGGCGTCGATGGGGTGGTAGACACACAAATTAGTGGAGGTTTTCAATGA
- the LOC136230938 gene encoding uncharacterized protein: protein MADWGPVIVAVVLFVVLTPGLLFQIPGRGRVVEFGNMQTSGASIVVHAIIYFGLLTIFLIAIGVHIYAG from the coding sequence ATGGCAGATTGGGGTCCAGTGATAGTTGCAGTGGTGCTATTTGTGGTTCTAACGCCTGGATTGCTGTTTCAGATACCAGGGAGAGGCAGAGTAGTCGAATTCGGGAATATGCAGACAAGTGGTGCTTCTATTGTTGTTCATGCCATTATTTACTTTGGCCTCCTCACTATCTTCCTTATCGCCATTGGTGTTCATATCTACGCTGGCTAG